From the genome of Vulpes lagopus strain Blue_001 chromosome 2, ASM1834538v1, whole genome shotgun sequence, one region includes:
- the LTV1 gene encoding protein LTV1 homolog: MPHRKKKPFIEKKKAVSFHLVHRSQRDPLAADETAPQRVLLPTQKVNDEERRAEQRKYGVFFDDDYDYLQHLKEPSGPSELIPTSTINAPNRRDEKEETLIISATGIKLPSSVFASEFEEDVGLLNKAAPVSGPRLDFDPDIIAALDDDFDFDNPDNLLEDDFILQANKPTEEEGTDIQKSEAEDDSEWEDMDDEKERGSDDDNYGSVDSSDEAMSVPGKSPGAVENHLFWEEETKSRFTEYSITSSVMRRNEQLTLHDERFEKFYEQYDDDEIGALDNAELEGSIQVDSSRLEEVLNDYYKEKAENCVKLNTLEPLEDQDLLMNEPEGSEEEEIVTIVLEEAKEKWDCESICSTYSNLYNHPQLIKYQPKPKQIQISSKTGIPLNVLPKKGLTAKQVERMQMINGSDLPKVSTQPRSKNESKEDKKARKQAIKEERKERRMEKKANKLAFKLEKRRQEKEQLNLKKNVEGLKL, encoded by the exons ATG CCTCACAGGAAGAAAAAGCCTTTTATAGAAAAGAAGAAGGCTGTATCTTTCCACCTGGTCCACCGGAGTCAACGAGATCCTTTAGCAGCAGATGAGACTGCACCCCAGAGAGTTCTATTACCCACACAGAAA GTAAATGATGAAGAAAGGCGAGCAGAACAGAGGAAGTATGGCGTGTTCTTTGATGATGACTATGACTATCTGCAGCACCTTAAGGAACCATCTGGGCCCTCAGAGCTTATTCCCACAAGTACCATCAATGCACCCAACAGAAGAGACGAAAAAGAGGAAACTTTAATAAtttca GCCACGGGAATTAAGTTGCCCTCATCAGTATTTGCATCAGAGTTTGAGGAAGATGTTGGATTATTGAATAAAGCAGCTCCTGTTTCAG gACCTCGGCTGGATTTTGATCCTGACATTATCGCGGCTCTTGATGATGATTTTGACTTTGATAATCCAGACAATCTGCTTGAAGATGATTTTATTCTTCAGGCCAATAAGccaacagaagaagagggaacagATATACA AAAATCTGAGGCCGAAGATGACAGTGAGTGGGAAGATATGGATGATGAGAAGGAAAGAGGTAGTGATGACGATAACTATGGCTCTGTGGACTCATCAGATGAGGCCATGTCTGTCCCTGGAAAATCTCCTGGGGCTGTAGAAAATCACTTGTTCTGGGAAGAGGAAACGAAAAGTCGCTTTACTGAATATTCTATAACATCCTCAGTCATGAGGAGAAATGAGCAGCTGACTCTTCATGATGAGAGATTTGAGAAG TTTTATGAGcaatatgatgatgatgaaattGGAGCTCTGGATAATGCTGAATTGGAAGGTTCCATTCAAGTAGACAGCAGCCGCTTAGAGGAAGTCTTGAATGACTACtacaaagagaaggcagagaa TTGTGTAAAACTGAATACTCTTGAACCTCTGGAGGATCAGGACTTGCTAATGAATGAACCCGAAGGGTCTGAGGAGGAAGAGATTGTTACCATAGTTCTTGAAGAAGCCAAAGAGAAGTGGGATTGTGAATCTATTTGTA gtacATACTCAAATTTATATAACCATCCACAGCTTATCAAGTATCAACCAAAG cccAAACAAATCCAAATATCTTCTAAAACAGGAATACCTCTCAATGTCTTACCTAAAAAAGGACTCACAGCAAAGCAAGTTGAACGAATGCAGATGATTAATGGCAGTGATCTGCCAAAGGTGTCAACCCAACCTCGatctaaaaatgaaagcaaagaagataaaaaagcaagaaagcaagctaTAAAAGAGGAGCGCAAG GAACGAAGAATGGAGAAGAAAGCTAACAAATTAGCCTTCAAACTggagaaaagaagacaagaaaaggagCAGCTGAACTTGAAGAAGAACGTTGAGGGGCTAAAGCTATGA